The Vidua macroura isolate BioBank_ID:100142 chromosome 4, ASM2450914v1, whole genome shotgun sequence genome window below encodes:
- the CENPC gene encoding centromere protein C isoform X1, whose protein sequence is MAQALVRERGSGRSNRLKKDYRARFCHGGGNKIDLQPGQNVLKVIQDCFEGCSSDLTINSPNCSTFVSKTEKRTSVQRQSSKAGSSSSVKRAREPAEPSPAEPSPASPLKPVSSRGQSCESHLKTTTPDCVATSKKTESPVSKSEKKHTLEDIEALCQHPAVPLDPENHRGSVGSPFPVEEAKSSPVVKLHFDNWSTPAAAKSRGEVENLEGPQPGRDAQVVPVQGTERITASSTRTQKTFSSAFLAAVATRTLGQRYSTLMPSPPPVKYQEIEIENECEFLIDESGGASSSSWISIPTKNKKSKKDGSATPISKLQPSEKEKTKNKKVKKRKVQVKALTKQKLDHLDVGAFDFKEMSASDSVSNSEENVLTSQSQRSTHMGKTKKDALRQDSPNQKKNTSWKPEDEELMLSWAGLETKLSDEEQCETRIPNEDLPMPSSGRQEEQTVSLKKSLKSSKNLQLASKASQHLVKKKQTAKQELPKVKVAKRGTISPRKKLKTSVQKSSNKKPQLQREESSDSEPGEEEVEREPVELNEVCTTPLHQKLETCMIQKLTKSEKPRNVIHTSELPGGANNRTPLKALQHPMENVKNPGKKWSDKSSGKIPKKIPRRTKKAFCSSPEDPESQTDSDSSSVQDMARKKQKLPDVKIKSNERKHNRQHGPQDSFVTEKVENCESGPVLEDGDKFASSTKSPEQDDTSSDTSEDSNYKLRHLLSDEIASHKIVMPSNTPNVRRTKRIRLRPLEYWRGERINYTMKPSGGLMISGLVHPETESPRKHKRRKDCPKQKTDKTNRGEIPGSLDHSLADASKPAIVLDPVTNQEVNLDCINTASNQAYFFKDDAIEIQKKLNTSLFATGRLILKPYKEKGHQFVDMDTIAFHIIHGKVIVTLHKTSYYLTAGDCFYVPAGNGYNIRNLLNEESVLLFTQFKDRTRARNVLLDNSSP, encoded by the exons ATGGCGCAGGCCTTGGTGAGAGAGCGCGGGAGCGGCCGCTCT aatcGTTTAAAAAAAGACTACAGAGCAAGATTCTGCCATGGAGGAGG AAATAAGATTGATCTACAGCCAGGTCAAAACGTACTGAAAGTCATACAGGATTGTTTTGAAG gTTGCAGCAGTGATCTTACAATAAACTCTCCAAATTGCTCAACCTTTGTTTCGAAAACTGAGAAGAGGACTTCAGTCCAGAGACAAAGC TCCAAGGCAGGGTCATCCAGCTCTGTGAAAAGAGCACGTGAACCTGCAGAACCCTCACCTGCAGAACCCTCACCTGCATCACCGCTAAAACCAGTCAGCAGCAGAG GACAGTCATGTGAATCACACCTGAAGACTACAACACCTGATTGCGTAGCTACTTCTAAAAAGACAGAGTCTCCTGTGtctaaaagtgaaaaaaaacataCTTTAGAAGACATTGAAGCATTGTGCCAGCATCCGGCTGTGCCTTTGGATCCTGAGAATCATCGTGGGTCTGTTGGATCACCTTTTCCTGTGGAGGAAGCGAAAAGTTCTCCTGTAGTTAA ATTGCATTTTGATAACTGGAGTACACCAGCTGCAGCAAAGAGCCGTGGAGAAGTTGAAAATTTGGAAGGACCTCAGCCTGGGAGAGATGCGCAGGTTGTTCCTGTGCAGGGAACAGAACGTATTACTGCATCATCTACCCGGACACAGAAGActttctcttcagctttcttagcAGCTGTAGCAACAAGAACACTTGGACAGAG ATATTCGACCTTGATGCCATCACCTCCTCCTGTGAAATAccaagaaatagaaatagaaaatgaatGTGAATTTTTAATTGATGAATCAGGTGGTGCATCATCTTCTTCTTGGATTTCAATACCCACTaagaacaaaaaatcaaaaaaagatGGCTCTGCAACTCCAATTTCTAAACTTCAGCCCTCTGAAAAGGAGAAGACAAAGAATAAGAAAGTCAAGAAGAGAAAAGTACAGGTTAAAGCACTTACTAAACAGAAACTGGATCATCTGGATGTTGGAGCTTTTGACTTCAAAGAAATGTCAGCATCAGATTCAGTCTCTAATAGTGAAGAAAATGTCCTTACATCTCAAAGCCAAAGGAGTACTCATATGG GAAAGACTAAAAAGGATGCACTTAGGCAAGACTCtccaaaccagaaaaagaacACATCCTGGAAACCAGAAGATGAAGAACTGATGTTGTCATGGGCTGGATTGGAAACAAAACTATCTGATGAAGAGCAGTGTGAAACAAGGATACCAAATGAGGATTTGCCTATGCCCTCATCTGGGCGTCAGGAAGAGCAGACTGTGTCACTGAAAAAGTCTCTCAAGTCTTCCAAGAATCTGCAGTTGGCTTCTAAAGCTTCTCAGCATTTAGTTAAGAAGAAACAAACTGCTAAGCAGGAACTTCCAAAAGTCAAAGTAGCTAAGAGAGGGACAATAAGTCCAAGAAAGAAACTTAAAACATCTGTCCAGAAAAGTAGTAATAAAAAGCCTCAGTTACAAAGAGAGGAGAGTTCTGACAGTGAACCTGGTGAAGAAGAGGTTGAAAGAGAGCCTGTAGAACTGAATGAAGTGTGCACCACGCCCTTGCATCAGAAATTAGAGACTTGCATGATTCAGAAGTTGACTAAGTCCGAAAAGCCTAGAAATGTAATACACACATCAGAGTTACCTGGTGGTGCAAATAACAGAACTCCTCTAAAAGCACTCCAGCATCCCATGGAGAATGTGAAGAATCCTGGAAAGAAATGGTCTGACAAGTCTTCAGGGAAGATACCCAAAAAGATTCCACGCAGAACCAAGAAAGCTTTTTGCTCAAGCCCTGAAGACCCTGAGTCTCAAACAGATTCTGACAGCTCTTCTGTACAGGATATGgcaaggaaaaaacagaagttaccagatgtaaaaataaaaagtaacgAAAGAAAACATAACAGACAGCATGGACCACA ggATTCCTTTGTAACTGAGAAGGTTGAGAATTGCGAAAG tggGCCTGTTCTAGAAGACGGTGATAAATTTGCTTCCAGCACTAAGTCTCCTGAGCAGGATGATACATCTTCAG ATACTTCTGAAGACTCAAATTACAAATTAAGACATCTGTTGTCAGACGAAATAGCAAGCCATAAAATAG TAATGCCTTCGAACACACCCAATGTTCGTCGGACAAAAAGGATACGGCTGAGACCTCTGGAATATTGGAGAGGCGAGCGCATAAACTATACTATGAAGCCTTCAG GAGGGCTTATGATTAGTGGACTAGTGCATCCAGAAACAGAATCTCCCAGGAAGCATAAAAGGAGGAAGGATTGTCCCAAGCAGAAAACAGATAAAACAA ATAGAGGAGAGATACCTGGAAGTTTGGACCACAGCCTAGCTGATGCGTCTAAGCCAGCCATTGTACTGGACCCAGTAACAAATCAGGAAGTGAATCTAG ATTGTATAAACACTGCAAGCAATCAAGCTTACTTCTTCAAAGATGATGcaatagaaatacaaaaaaaattgaatacaTCTCTTTTTGCAACTGGTAGATTGATCCTGAAACCATATAAAGAAAAAGGGCACCAGTTTGTCGACATGGATACAATA GCTTTCCATATTATCCATGGCAAAGTTATTGTGACATTACATAAGACATCATATTACCTGACTGCAGGGGACTGCTTCTATGTTCCAGCAG gAAATGGATATAATATACGTAATCTTCTGAATGAAGAAAGTGTTCTTCTCTTCACACAATTCAAAGACAG aaCAAGAGCAAGAAATGTGTTGTTGGACAACTCTTCCCCATAA
- the CENPC gene encoding centromere protein C isoform X2 has product MAQALNRLKKDYRARFCHGGGNKIDLQPGQNVLKVIQDCFEGCSSDLTINSPNCSTFVSKTEKRTSVQRQSSKAGSSSSVKRAREPAEPSPAEPSPASPLKPVSSRGQSCESHLKTTTPDCVATSKKTESPVSKSEKKHTLEDIEALCQHPAVPLDPENHRGSVGSPFPVEEAKSSPVVKLHFDNWSTPAAAKSRGEVENLEGPQPGRDAQVVPVQGTERITASSTRTQKTFSSAFLAAVATRTLGQRYSTLMPSPPPVKYQEIEIENECEFLIDESGGASSSSWISIPTKNKKSKKDGSATPISKLQPSEKEKTKNKKVKKRKVQVKALTKQKLDHLDVGAFDFKEMSASDSVSNSEENVLTSQSQRSTHMGKTKKDALRQDSPNQKKNTSWKPEDEELMLSWAGLETKLSDEEQCETRIPNEDLPMPSSGRQEEQTVSLKKSLKSSKNLQLASKASQHLVKKKQTAKQELPKVKVAKRGTISPRKKLKTSVQKSSNKKPQLQREESSDSEPGEEEVEREPVELNEVCTTPLHQKLETCMIQKLTKSEKPRNVIHTSELPGGANNRTPLKALQHPMENVKNPGKKWSDKSSGKIPKKIPRRTKKAFCSSPEDPESQTDSDSSSVQDMARKKQKLPDVKIKSNERKHNRQHGPQDSFVTEKVENCESGPVLEDGDKFASSTKSPEQDDTSSDTSEDSNYKLRHLLSDEIASHKIVMPSNTPNVRRTKRIRLRPLEYWRGERINYTMKPSGGLMISGLVHPETESPRKHKRRKDCPKQKTDKTNRGEIPGSLDHSLADASKPAIVLDPVTNQEVNLDCINTASNQAYFFKDDAIEIQKKLNTSLFATGRLILKPYKEKGHQFVDMDTIAFHIIHGKVIVTLHKTSYYLTAGDCFYVPAGNGYNIRNLLNEESVLLFTQFKDRTRARNVLLDNSSP; this is encoded by the exons ATGGCGCAGGCCTTG aatcGTTTAAAAAAAGACTACAGAGCAAGATTCTGCCATGGAGGAGG AAATAAGATTGATCTACAGCCAGGTCAAAACGTACTGAAAGTCATACAGGATTGTTTTGAAG gTTGCAGCAGTGATCTTACAATAAACTCTCCAAATTGCTCAACCTTTGTTTCGAAAACTGAGAAGAGGACTTCAGTCCAGAGACAAAGC TCCAAGGCAGGGTCATCCAGCTCTGTGAAAAGAGCACGTGAACCTGCAGAACCCTCACCTGCAGAACCCTCACCTGCATCACCGCTAAAACCAGTCAGCAGCAGAG GACAGTCATGTGAATCACACCTGAAGACTACAACACCTGATTGCGTAGCTACTTCTAAAAAGACAGAGTCTCCTGTGtctaaaagtgaaaaaaaacataCTTTAGAAGACATTGAAGCATTGTGCCAGCATCCGGCTGTGCCTTTGGATCCTGAGAATCATCGTGGGTCTGTTGGATCACCTTTTCCTGTGGAGGAAGCGAAAAGTTCTCCTGTAGTTAA ATTGCATTTTGATAACTGGAGTACACCAGCTGCAGCAAAGAGCCGTGGAGAAGTTGAAAATTTGGAAGGACCTCAGCCTGGGAGAGATGCGCAGGTTGTTCCTGTGCAGGGAACAGAACGTATTACTGCATCATCTACCCGGACACAGAAGActttctcttcagctttcttagcAGCTGTAGCAACAAGAACACTTGGACAGAG ATATTCGACCTTGATGCCATCACCTCCTCCTGTGAAATAccaagaaatagaaatagaaaatgaatGTGAATTTTTAATTGATGAATCAGGTGGTGCATCATCTTCTTCTTGGATTTCAATACCCACTaagaacaaaaaatcaaaaaaagatGGCTCTGCAACTCCAATTTCTAAACTTCAGCCCTCTGAAAAGGAGAAGACAAAGAATAAGAAAGTCAAGAAGAGAAAAGTACAGGTTAAAGCACTTACTAAACAGAAACTGGATCATCTGGATGTTGGAGCTTTTGACTTCAAAGAAATGTCAGCATCAGATTCAGTCTCTAATAGTGAAGAAAATGTCCTTACATCTCAAAGCCAAAGGAGTACTCATATGG GAAAGACTAAAAAGGATGCACTTAGGCAAGACTCtccaaaccagaaaaagaacACATCCTGGAAACCAGAAGATGAAGAACTGATGTTGTCATGGGCTGGATTGGAAACAAAACTATCTGATGAAGAGCAGTGTGAAACAAGGATACCAAATGAGGATTTGCCTATGCCCTCATCTGGGCGTCAGGAAGAGCAGACTGTGTCACTGAAAAAGTCTCTCAAGTCTTCCAAGAATCTGCAGTTGGCTTCTAAAGCTTCTCAGCATTTAGTTAAGAAGAAACAAACTGCTAAGCAGGAACTTCCAAAAGTCAAAGTAGCTAAGAGAGGGACAATAAGTCCAAGAAAGAAACTTAAAACATCTGTCCAGAAAAGTAGTAATAAAAAGCCTCAGTTACAAAGAGAGGAGAGTTCTGACAGTGAACCTGGTGAAGAAGAGGTTGAAAGAGAGCCTGTAGAACTGAATGAAGTGTGCACCACGCCCTTGCATCAGAAATTAGAGACTTGCATGATTCAGAAGTTGACTAAGTCCGAAAAGCCTAGAAATGTAATACACACATCAGAGTTACCTGGTGGTGCAAATAACAGAACTCCTCTAAAAGCACTCCAGCATCCCATGGAGAATGTGAAGAATCCTGGAAAGAAATGGTCTGACAAGTCTTCAGGGAAGATACCCAAAAAGATTCCACGCAGAACCAAGAAAGCTTTTTGCTCAAGCCCTGAAGACCCTGAGTCTCAAACAGATTCTGACAGCTCTTCTGTACAGGATATGgcaaggaaaaaacagaagttaccagatgtaaaaataaaaagtaacgAAAGAAAACATAACAGACAGCATGGACCACA ggATTCCTTTGTAACTGAGAAGGTTGAGAATTGCGAAAG tggGCCTGTTCTAGAAGACGGTGATAAATTTGCTTCCAGCACTAAGTCTCCTGAGCAGGATGATACATCTTCAG ATACTTCTGAAGACTCAAATTACAAATTAAGACATCTGTTGTCAGACGAAATAGCAAGCCATAAAATAG TAATGCCTTCGAACACACCCAATGTTCGTCGGACAAAAAGGATACGGCTGAGACCTCTGGAATATTGGAGAGGCGAGCGCATAAACTATACTATGAAGCCTTCAG GAGGGCTTATGATTAGTGGACTAGTGCATCCAGAAACAGAATCTCCCAGGAAGCATAAAAGGAGGAAGGATTGTCCCAAGCAGAAAACAGATAAAACAA ATAGAGGAGAGATACCTGGAAGTTTGGACCACAGCCTAGCTGATGCGTCTAAGCCAGCCATTGTACTGGACCCAGTAACAAATCAGGAAGTGAATCTAG ATTGTATAAACACTGCAAGCAATCAAGCTTACTTCTTCAAAGATGATGcaatagaaatacaaaaaaaattgaatacaTCTCTTTTTGCAACTGGTAGATTGATCCTGAAACCATATAAAGAAAAAGGGCACCAGTTTGTCGACATGGATACAATA GCTTTCCATATTATCCATGGCAAAGTTATTGTGACATTACATAAGACATCATATTACCTGACTGCAGGGGACTGCTTCTATGTTCCAGCAG gAAATGGATATAATATACGTAATCTTCTGAATGAAGAAAGTGTTCTTCTCTTCACACAATTCAAAGACAG aaCAAGAGCAAGAAATGTGTTGTTGGACAACTCTTCCCCATAA